The following are encoded together in the Osmia lignaria lignaria isolate PbOS001 chromosome 13, iyOsmLign1, whole genome shotgun sequence genome:
- the LOC117602100 gene encoding uncharacterized protein LOC117602100 isoform X1, producing the protein MSGDVQTRKRKEKKRKKDEEENIVPPPPSANVTENLTDNITLHIYKESSTGGHWCVRIIFFVILAILVGLIGVIILEHRGATDTDTPLESSRWAFIFDGWVDDSLFLYDKDESDEKQHENEEQMEEDENHNIEIQASETDASAEEEELEEESEEVNEQENEEDEENEVEGEEEDDEVEGGEDEEEEGTEEDEEEGEEEEEATENESNEVENDAFEDKEETEWKYENEKSEEEEEEEEEEEGEINPQNFDDTDVLEEIYGISKEKNSDEKDILSEEDNRFDEPLEMPTKEDVFERFLDIPGINEITDDNIEPLEEVENVEVEEYVNDVDIKPEVEEEVEEESASVTMKFGVGVALVVAAHFVLVKRWNQEVNFVQNQSKIIESEKRDIEEQVHLTKRVSEVARNEKQNKENNQKEEKKVNKEEIIERIKYEKDQEKQEEEEYQEEEEEEEEYEVEEEEEEEEEADEVEAKEIMKKERRETKRSKETDNQIEDEEKVEIDLNKEQEYVTEEEEEETEEDEEEEDEDVDEEEEVEEEEEEEEEDVENFDDSELIAKLEAKYGKLPSK; encoded by the exons ATGTCTGGAGATGTACAAACAAGAAAacgaaaagagaagaaacgtAAAAAGG ATGAGGAAGAGAATATAGTACCTCCCCCTCCGTCTGCAAATGTTACTGAAAATTTAACAGACAACATAACTTTACATATTTATAAAGAGAGTAGTACTGGTGGGCATTGGTGTGTCCGGATTATATTTTTCGTAATATTGGCAATACTCGTTGGTTTAATTGGTGTAATTATCTTGGAACATAGGGGTGCTACGGATA CTGATACACCATTAGAATCATCACGTTGGGCCTTTATTTTCGATGGGTGGGTGGatgattctttatttttatatgatAAAGACGAATCCGATGAAAAACAACATGAAAATGAGGAACAAATGGAAGAAGATGAAAATCATAATATAGAAATACAAGCTTCAGAAACTGATGCTTctgctgaagaagaagaactcgAAGAAGAAAGTGAAGAAGTAAATGAACAAGAAAAcgaggaagatgaagaaaatgaagtagaaggagaagaagaagatgatgaagtagaaggaggagaagatgaagaagaagaaggcacagaagaagacgaggaagaaggtgaagaagaagaggaagcaaCTGAAAATGAATCAAATGAAGTAGAAAATGATGCTTTTGAAGATAAAGAAG AAACAGAAtggaaatatgaaaatgaaaaatctgaggaagaagaagaagaagaagaagaagaagaaggagaaattaATCCACAAAACTTTGATGATACTGATGTGTTAGAAGAAATTTATGGCattagtaaagaaaaaaattcggaTGAAAAAGATATATTATCTGAGGAAGATAATCGGTTTGATGAACCATTAGAAATGCCAACAAAAGAAGATGTATTTGAGAGGTTTTTAGACATTCCtggtattaatgaaattactgaTGATAATATAGAACCTTTAGAGGAG GTAGAAAATGTAGAAGTTGAAGAATATGTTAATGATGTAGATATTAAACCGGAAGTAgaggaagaagtagaagaagaatctGCTAGTG TGACAATGAAGTTTGGAGTTGGTGTGGCACTTGTTGTTGCTGCACATTTTGTCCTTGTGAAACGGTGGAACCAGg AAGTTAACTTTGTTCAAAATCAGTCTAAAATAATCGAATCTGAAAAAAGAGATATAGAAGAACAAGTACACTTAACAAAACGGGTATCTGAAGTAGCACggaatgaaaaacaaaataaagaaaataatcaaaaggaagaaaagaaagtgaaTAAGGAAGAAATCATAGAAcgaattaaatatgaaaaagaTCAAGAGAAACAAGAGGAAGAGGAGTAtcaggaagaagaggaagaagaagaggagtatgaggtagaagaagaggaagaggaggaagaggaagcagATGAAGTTGAAGCaaaggaaataatgaaaaaagaaagaagagagacTAAGAGAAGTAAAGAAACAGATAATCAAATTGAAGATGAAGAAAAGGTAGAAATTGATCTGAACAAGGAACAGGAATATGTtacagaagaggaagaagaggaaacggaagaagacgaagaagaagaggatgagGATGTGgatgaggaggaggaggtggaggaggaggaggaggaggaagaggaggatgtTGAAAATTTTGATGACTCGGAATTAATTGCTAAACTAGAAGCTAAATATGGAAAACTACCATCTAAATAG
- the LOC117602100 gene encoding uncharacterized protein LOC117602100 isoform X3, with amino-acid sequence MSGDVQTRKRKEKKRKKDEEENIVPPPPSANVTENLTDNITLHIYKESSTGGHWCVRIIFFVILAILVGLIGVIILEHRGATDTDTPLESSRWAFIFDGWVDDSLFLYDKDESDEKQHENEEQMEEDENHNIEIQASETDASAEEEELEEESEEVNEQENEEDEENEVEGEEEDDEVEGGEDEEEEGTEEDEEEGEEEEEATENESNEVENDAFEDKEETEWKYENEKSEEEEEEEEEEEGEINPQNFDDTDVLEEIYGISKEKNSDEKDILSEEDNRFDEPLEMPTKEDVFERFLDIPGINEITDDNIEPLEEVENVEVEEYVNDVDIKPEVEEEVEEESASVTMKFGVGVALVVAAHFVLVKRWNQEVNFVQNQSKIIESEKRDIEEQVHLTKRVSEVARNEKQNKENNQKEEKKVNKEEIIERIKYEKDQEKQEEEEYQEEEEEEEEYEVEEEEEEEEEADEVEAKEIMKKERRETKRRICYRRGRRGNGRRRRRRG; translated from the exons ATGTCTGGAGATGTACAAACAAGAAAacgaaaagagaagaaacgtAAAAAGG ATGAGGAAGAGAATATAGTACCTCCCCCTCCGTCTGCAAATGTTACTGAAAATTTAACAGACAACATAACTTTACATATTTATAAAGAGAGTAGTACTGGTGGGCATTGGTGTGTCCGGATTATATTTTTCGTAATATTGGCAATACTCGTTGGTTTAATTGGTGTAATTATCTTGGAACATAGGGGTGCTACGGATA CTGATACACCATTAGAATCATCACGTTGGGCCTTTATTTTCGATGGGTGGGTGGatgattctttatttttatatgatAAAGACGAATCCGATGAAAAACAACATGAAAATGAGGAACAAATGGAAGAAGATGAAAATCATAATATAGAAATACAAGCTTCAGAAACTGATGCTTctgctgaagaagaagaactcgAAGAAGAAAGTGAAGAAGTAAATGAACAAGAAAAcgaggaagatgaagaaaatgaagtagaaggagaagaagaagatgatgaagtagaaggaggagaagatgaagaagaagaaggcacagaagaagacgaggaagaaggtgaagaagaagaggaagcaaCTGAAAATGAATCAAATGAAGTAGAAAATGATGCTTTTGAAGATAAAGAAG AAACAGAAtggaaatatgaaaatgaaaaatctgaggaagaagaagaagaagaagaagaagaagaaggagaaattaATCCACAAAACTTTGATGATACTGATGTGTTAGAAGAAATTTATGGCattagtaaagaaaaaaattcggaTGAAAAAGATATATTATCTGAGGAAGATAATCGGTTTGATGAACCATTAGAAATGCCAACAAAAGAAGATGTATTTGAGAGGTTTTTAGACATTCCtggtattaatgaaattactgaTGATAATATAGAACCTTTAGAGGAG GTAGAAAATGTAGAAGTTGAAGAATATGTTAATGATGTAGATATTAAACCGGAAGTAgaggaagaagtagaagaagaatctGCTAGTG TGACAATGAAGTTTGGAGTTGGTGTGGCACTTGTTGTTGCTGCACATTTTGTCCTTGTGAAACGGTGGAACCAGg AAGTTAACTTTGTTCAAAATCAGTCTAAAATAATCGAATCTGAAAAAAGAGATATAGAAGAACAAGTACACTTAACAAAACGGGTATCTGAAGTAGCACggaatgaaaaacaaaataaagaaaataatcaaaaggaagaaaagaaagtgaaTAAGGAAGAAATCATAGAAcgaattaaatatgaaaaagaTCAAGAGAAACAAGAGGAAGAGGAGTAtcaggaagaagaggaagaagaagaggagtatgaggtagaagaagaggaagaggaggaagaggaagcagATGAAGTTGAAGCaaaggaaataatgaaaaaagaaagaagagagacTAAGAGAA GAATATGTtacagaagaggaagaagaggaaacggaagaagacgaagaagaagaggatga
- the LOC117602100 gene encoding uncharacterized protein LOC117602100 isoform X2, producing the protein MSGDVQTRKRKEKKRKKDEEENIVPPPPSANVTENLTDNITLHIYKESSTGGHWCVRIIFFVILAILVGLIGVIILEHRGATDTDTPLESSRWAFIFDGWVDDSLFLYDKDESDEKQHENEEQMEEDENHNIEIQASETDASAEEEELEEESEEVNEQENEEDEENEVEGEEEDDEVEGGEDEEEEGTEEDEEEGEEEEEATENESNEVENDAFEDKEETEWKYENEKSEEEEEEEEEEEGEINPQNFDDTDVLEEIYGISKEKNSDEKDILSEEDNRFDEPLEMPTKEDVFERFLDIPGINEITDDNIEPLEEVENVEVEEYVNDVDIKPEVEEEVEEESASVTMKFGVGVALVVAAHFVLVKRWNQEVNFVQNQSKIIESEKRDIEEQVHLTKRVSEVARNEKQNKENNQKEEKKVNKEEIIERIKYEKDQEKQEEEEYQEEEEEEEEYEVEEEEEEEEEADEVEAKEIMKKERRETKRKEEEEETEEDEEEEDEDVDEEEEVEEEEEEEEEDVENFDDSELIAKLEAKYGKLPSK; encoded by the exons ATGTCTGGAGATGTACAAACAAGAAAacgaaaagagaagaaacgtAAAAAGG ATGAGGAAGAGAATATAGTACCTCCCCCTCCGTCTGCAAATGTTACTGAAAATTTAACAGACAACATAACTTTACATATTTATAAAGAGAGTAGTACTGGTGGGCATTGGTGTGTCCGGATTATATTTTTCGTAATATTGGCAATACTCGTTGGTTTAATTGGTGTAATTATCTTGGAACATAGGGGTGCTACGGATA CTGATACACCATTAGAATCATCACGTTGGGCCTTTATTTTCGATGGGTGGGTGGatgattctttatttttatatgatAAAGACGAATCCGATGAAAAACAACATGAAAATGAGGAACAAATGGAAGAAGATGAAAATCATAATATAGAAATACAAGCTTCAGAAACTGATGCTTctgctgaagaagaagaactcgAAGAAGAAAGTGAAGAAGTAAATGAACAAGAAAAcgaggaagatgaagaaaatgaagtagaaggagaagaagaagatgatgaagtagaaggaggagaagatgaagaagaagaaggcacagaagaagacgaggaagaaggtgaagaagaagaggaagcaaCTGAAAATGAATCAAATGAAGTAGAAAATGATGCTTTTGAAGATAAAGAAG AAACAGAAtggaaatatgaaaatgaaaaatctgaggaagaagaagaagaagaagaagaagaagaaggagaaattaATCCACAAAACTTTGATGATACTGATGTGTTAGAAGAAATTTATGGCattagtaaagaaaaaaattcggaTGAAAAAGATATATTATCTGAGGAAGATAATCGGTTTGATGAACCATTAGAAATGCCAACAAAAGAAGATGTATTTGAGAGGTTTTTAGACATTCCtggtattaatgaaattactgaTGATAATATAGAACCTTTAGAGGAG GTAGAAAATGTAGAAGTTGAAGAATATGTTAATGATGTAGATATTAAACCGGAAGTAgaggaagaagtagaagaagaatctGCTAGTG TGACAATGAAGTTTGGAGTTGGTGTGGCACTTGTTGTTGCTGCACATTTTGTCCTTGTGAAACGGTGGAACCAGg AAGTTAACTTTGTTCAAAATCAGTCTAAAATAATCGAATCTGAAAAAAGAGATATAGAAGAACAAGTACACTTAACAAAACGGGTATCTGAAGTAGCACggaatgaaaaacaaaataaagaaaataatcaaaaggaagaaaagaaagtgaaTAAGGAAGAAATCATAGAAcgaattaaatatgaaaaagaTCAAGAGAAACAAGAGGAAGAGGAGTAtcaggaagaagaggaagaagaagaggagtatgaggtagaagaagaggaagaggaggaagaggaagcagATGAAGTTGAAGCaaaggaaataatgaaaaaagaaagaagagagacTAAGAGAA aagaggaagaagaggaaacggaagaagacgaagaagaagaggatgagGATGTGgatgaggaggaggaggtggaggaggaggaggaggaggaagaggaggatgtTGAAAATTTTGATGACTCGGAATTAATTGCTAAACTAGAAGCTAAATATGGAAAACTACCATCTAAATAG
- the LOC117602099 gene encoding U2 snRNP-associated SURP motif-containing protein isoform X2, whose product MADKAIMKQIAEQKLKAFSIGTMGKRPLSKKELEEQRKKEQEQAAAQAFEEFVATFQETPNKTTSKVWVKAGTYDAGKRQEDTREKGKLYKPQSKISELVDNRSSAEQAQEYARLLGSSERKLDRLGKKKKEGEKKKSNLELFKEELKMIQEEREERHKYKGVVKTVISAQSEDPMLAALKCVEDGSFDNGDPNTTNLYLGNLNPKITEQQLMEIFGKYGPLASIKIMWPRSDEEKARQRNCGFVAFMSRKDGERALKNLNGRDIMQYEMKLGWGKSVPIPPYPIYIPPALMEITQPPPPSGLPFNAQPHRRDRHKVPRIRNLQTADPQEKENFEKVLQNAVVKVVIPTERNLVMLIHRMVEFVIREGPMFEAMIMNRELNNPMFRFLFENYSPAHIYYRWKLYSILQGDGQKEWRTEDFRMFKGGSVWRPPPINPWTQGMPDELIEMEERQEPRRGSLSNSQRDRLEDLLRNISPERIKVAEAMVFCIEHAEAAEEICDCISESLSILQTPVNKKIARLYLISDILHNCGVKVNNATIYRKAFETRLLDIFNEVHQAYKQFDSRLKAEGFKVRVMRMFRAWEDWAVYPRDFLVKLQNTFLGLVLVDEPEQENDEDIDGAPLSDVDGDGAEDLDGVPLDGAALLKGAMKHGLTPQTTTNYDDIDGVPMDEDIDGIPMDEDDSSNLRNKEDEKKPSIPAGFVPSRWETVDPDQVEAQAMTTSKWEELGQNDDSNSQDTSMDSSGRDYNEERRSRLREIEVKIMQYQDELESGRRALKSGMTIQGQVEHYRKKLIRKSERELKDAKSEERDDDRRREKKRSTTPESPSHYRDRRRTSTSPSSKSNRYRSRSRSPRGKRRSRSPYKKRVPVTPSPPRIRRTPSPSFSSRVSRRSPVSERSDRKRRARSPSLSPPPPPRTSKHRANSPPSPTSRKHRHKHKY is encoded by the exons atggCAGATAAAGCTATTATGAag CAAATTGCAGAGCAAAAGCTTAAAGCATTTTCTATTGGCACAATGGGTAAGAGACCATTAAGTAAAAAAGAATTAGAAGAGCAACGTAAAAAAGAACAAGAACAGGCTGCAGCTCAA GCATTTGAAGAATTTGTAGCAACCTTCCAAGAAACACCTAATAAAACAACAAGTAAAGTTTGGGTAAAGGCAGGCACTTATGATGCAGGAAAACGAC AGGAAGATACAAGAGAAAAGGGGAAACTCTACAAACCTCAGTCAAAAATATCAGAACTTGTTGATAATAGATCATCAGCAGAACAAGCACAAGAATATGCAAGGCTATTGGGATCAAGTGAAAGAAAGCTGGATAGattgggaaaaaagaaaaaagaaggtgaaaagaagaaaagtaatcttgaattatttaaagaagagttaaaaatgatacaagaagaaagagaggaaagacaTAAATATAAAGGGGTAGTGAAAACTGTTATTTCTGCTCAATCAGAAGATCCAATGCTAGCAGCTCTAAAATGTGTTGAAG ATGGGTCATTTGACAATGGTGATCCTAATACAACAAATCTATATTTGGGAAATTTAAATCCGAAG ATTACAGAGCAACAATTGATGGAAATATTCGGAAAATATGGCCCGTTAGCTAGTATCAAAATTATGTGGCCGCGTAGTGACGAGGAAAAAGCTAGGCAAAGAAATTGTGGTTTTGTTGCATTCATGAGCCGTAAAGATGGAGAACGAGCATTGAAAAATCTGAACG GCCGTGATATAATGCAGTATGAGATGAAATTAGGCTGGGGAAAAAGTGTACCAATTCCACCTTATCCCATTTATATTCCACCTGCTTTGATGGAAATTACACAACCGCCACCTCCATCTGGTCTTCCGTTTAATGCTCAACCACATCGTCGTGATAGACATAAG GTACCTCGTATTCGTAATCTACAGACAGCAGATCCTCAGGAGAAGGAAAACTTCGAGAAG GTTTTGCAGAATGCGGTTGTCAAAGTAGTTATACCAACAGAAAG AAACTTAGTTATGTTAATACACAGAATGGTAGAATTTGTGATTCGAGAAGGTCCGATGTTTGAGGCAATGATTATGAACCGAGAGCTAAACAATCCAATGTTTAG atttttatttgaaaattattcaccTGCACATATTTACTATCGGTGGAAGTTGTATTCCATATTGCAAGGAGATGGACAAAAAGAATGGCGTACCGAAGATTTTAGGATGTTCAAAGGAGGAAGTGTATGGAGACCACCGCCGATTAATCCATGGACTCAGGGTATGCCCGATGAATTGATTGAGATGGAAGAAAGGCAAGAACCTAGAAGAGGAAGTTTGTCAAACAG tCAACGGGATCGATTAGAAGATTTATTACGAAACATATCCCCCGAAAGGATAAAAGTAGCAGAAGCCATGGTATTTTGTATAGAACATGCCGAAGCAGCCGAAGAAATTTGTGATTGTATTTCAGAGTCGCTATCAATATTACAAACACCcgtcaataaaaaaattgcaagaTTATATCTTATATCGGATATATTACACAATTGTGGTGTTAAAGTAAATAATGCTACTATTTATCGGAAAGC GTTTGAAACACGACTTTTGGATATATTTAATGAAGTTCATCAAGCTTACAAACAGTTTGATAGTAGATTAAAAGCTGAAGGATTTAAAGTTCGTGTAATGAGAATGTTTAGGGCATGGGAAGATTGGGCAGTTTATCCGCGAGATTTTCTcgttaaattacaaaatacttttCTTGGTCTTGTTctg GTAGATGAACCTGAACAAGAAAATGATGAAGATATTGATGGAGCACCGTTATCAGATGTAGATGGAGATGGTGCAGAAGATCTGGACGGGGTACCATTAGACGGAGCTGCTTTACTTAAAGGTGCTATGAAACATGGTTTAACGCCACAAACAACAACCAATTATGATGACATCGATGGAGTTCCTA TGGATGAGGATATTGATGGTATTCCTATGGATGAAGATGATTCTTCGAACCTACGAAATAAAGAGGATGAGAAAAAGCCATCCATTCCTGCAGGTTTTGTACCATCACGTTGGGAAACTGTTGATCCTGATCAG GTCGAAGCGCAAGCTATGACGACTAGTAAATGGGAAGAATTAGGTCAGAATGATGATTCGAATTCTCAGGATACTAGTATGGATTCCAG TGGTAGAGATTAtaatgaagaaagaagaagtagaCTTCGCGAAATTGAAGTTAAAATAATGCAGTACCAAGATGAATTAGAAAGTGGTAGGAGGGCATTAAAATCTGGTATGACAATTCAAGGACAGGTGGAACATTATAGAAAAAAGCTCATCAGAAAG AGCGAGAGAGAACTGAAAGATGCTAAAAGTGAAGAACGCGACGACGACAGGCGAAGGGAAAAGAAACGAAGCACAACTCCAGAATCTCCAAGTCATTATAGAGATCGAAGACGTACTTCGACAAGTCCATCGTCTAAAAGCAACAGATATag ATCTCGTAGCAGATCACCACGTGGTAAACGTAGATCACGATCACCATACAAAAAACGAGTTCCAGTCACACCATCGCCACCACGCATTCGACGAACGCCTTCACCTTCTTTTTCATCTAGAGTATCTCGAAGATCTCCAGTTAGTGAACGAAGTGACAGGAAAAGAAGAGCGAGATCGCCATCGTTATCTCCACCACCTCCACCACGTACCTCAAAGCATAGAGCTAATAGTCCTCCTTCTCCAACGTCACGCAAACATAGACATAAACATAAATATTAA
- the LOC117602099 gene encoding U2 snRNP-associated SURP motif-containing protein isoform X1, with protein sequence MHLLLNYLQMADKAIMKQIAEQKLKAFSIGTMGKRPLSKKELEEQRKKEQEQAAAQAFEEFVATFQETPNKTTSKVWVKAGTYDAGKRQEDTREKGKLYKPQSKISELVDNRSSAEQAQEYARLLGSSERKLDRLGKKKKEGEKKKSNLELFKEELKMIQEEREERHKYKGVVKTVISAQSEDPMLAALKCVEDGSFDNGDPNTTNLYLGNLNPKITEQQLMEIFGKYGPLASIKIMWPRSDEEKARQRNCGFVAFMSRKDGERALKNLNGRDIMQYEMKLGWGKSVPIPPYPIYIPPALMEITQPPPPSGLPFNAQPHRRDRHKVPRIRNLQTADPQEKENFEKVLQNAVVKVVIPTERNLVMLIHRMVEFVIREGPMFEAMIMNRELNNPMFRFLFENYSPAHIYYRWKLYSILQGDGQKEWRTEDFRMFKGGSVWRPPPINPWTQGMPDELIEMEERQEPRRGSLSNSQRDRLEDLLRNISPERIKVAEAMVFCIEHAEAAEEICDCISESLSILQTPVNKKIARLYLISDILHNCGVKVNNATIYRKAFETRLLDIFNEVHQAYKQFDSRLKAEGFKVRVMRMFRAWEDWAVYPRDFLVKLQNTFLGLVLVDEPEQENDEDIDGAPLSDVDGDGAEDLDGVPLDGAALLKGAMKHGLTPQTTTNYDDIDGVPMDEDIDGIPMDEDDSSNLRNKEDEKKPSIPAGFVPSRWETVDPDQVEAQAMTTSKWEELGQNDDSNSQDTSMDSSGRDYNEERRSRLREIEVKIMQYQDELESGRRALKSGMTIQGQVEHYRKKLIRKSERELKDAKSEERDDDRRREKKRSTTPESPSHYRDRRRTSTSPSSKSNRYRSRSRSPRGKRRSRSPYKKRVPVTPSPPRIRRTPSPSFSSRVSRRSPVSERSDRKRRARSPSLSPPPPPRTSKHRANSPPSPTSRKHRHKHKY encoded by the exons ATGCATTTGTT gttaaattatttacaaatggCAGATAAAGCTATTATGAag CAAATTGCAGAGCAAAAGCTTAAAGCATTTTCTATTGGCACAATGGGTAAGAGACCATTAAGTAAAAAAGAATTAGAAGAGCAACGTAAAAAAGAACAAGAACAGGCTGCAGCTCAA GCATTTGAAGAATTTGTAGCAACCTTCCAAGAAACACCTAATAAAACAACAAGTAAAGTTTGGGTAAAGGCAGGCACTTATGATGCAGGAAAACGAC AGGAAGATACAAGAGAAAAGGGGAAACTCTACAAACCTCAGTCAAAAATATCAGAACTTGTTGATAATAGATCATCAGCAGAACAAGCACAAGAATATGCAAGGCTATTGGGATCAAGTGAAAGAAAGCTGGATAGattgggaaaaaagaaaaaagaaggtgaaaagaagaaaagtaatcttgaattatttaaagaagagttaaaaatgatacaagaagaaagagaggaaagacaTAAATATAAAGGGGTAGTGAAAACTGTTATTTCTGCTCAATCAGAAGATCCAATGCTAGCAGCTCTAAAATGTGTTGAAG ATGGGTCATTTGACAATGGTGATCCTAATACAACAAATCTATATTTGGGAAATTTAAATCCGAAG ATTACAGAGCAACAATTGATGGAAATATTCGGAAAATATGGCCCGTTAGCTAGTATCAAAATTATGTGGCCGCGTAGTGACGAGGAAAAAGCTAGGCAAAGAAATTGTGGTTTTGTTGCATTCATGAGCCGTAAAGATGGAGAACGAGCATTGAAAAATCTGAACG GCCGTGATATAATGCAGTATGAGATGAAATTAGGCTGGGGAAAAAGTGTACCAATTCCACCTTATCCCATTTATATTCCACCTGCTTTGATGGAAATTACACAACCGCCACCTCCATCTGGTCTTCCGTTTAATGCTCAACCACATCGTCGTGATAGACATAAG GTACCTCGTATTCGTAATCTACAGACAGCAGATCCTCAGGAGAAGGAAAACTTCGAGAAG GTTTTGCAGAATGCGGTTGTCAAAGTAGTTATACCAACAGAAAG AAACTTAGTTATGTTAATACACAGAATGGTAGAATTTGTGATTCGAGAAGGTCCGATGTTTGAGGCAATGATTATGAACCGAGAGCTAAACAATCCAATGTTTAG atttttatttgaaaattattcaccTGCACATATTTACTATCGGTGGAAGTTGTATTCCATATTGCAAGGAGATGGACAAAAAGAATGGCGTACCGAAGATTTTAGGATGTTCAAAGGAGGAAGTGTATGGAGACCACCGCCGATTAATCCATGGACTCAGGGTATGCCCGATGAATTGATTGAGATGGAAGAAAGGCAAGAACCTAGAAGAGGAAGTTTGTCAAACAG tCAACGGGATCGATTAGAAGATTTATTACGAAACATATCCCCCGAAAGGATAAAAGTAGCAGAAGCCATGGTATTTTGTATAGAACATGCCGAAGCAGCCGAAGAAATTTGTGATTGTATTTCAGAGTCGCTATCAATATTACAAACACCcgtcaataaaaaaattgcaagaTTATATCTTATATCGGATATATTACACAATTGTGGTGTTAAAGTAAATAATGCTACTATTTATCGGAAAGC GTTTGAAACACGACTTTTGGATATATTTAATGAAGTTCATCAAGCTTACAAACAGTTTGATAGTAGATTAAAAGCTGAAGGATTTAAAGTTCGTGTAATGAGAATGTTTAGGGCATGGGAAGATTGGGCAGTTTATCCGCGAGATTTTCTcgttaaattacaaaatacttttCTTGGTCTTGTTctg GTAGATGAACCTGAACAAGAAAATGATGAAGATATTGATGGAGCACCGTTATCAGATGTAGATGGAGATGGTGCAGAAGATCTGGACGGGGTACCATTAGACGGAGCTGCTTTACTTAAAGGTGCTATGAAACATGGTTTAACGCCACAAACAACAACCAATTATGATGACATCGATGGAGTTCCTA TGGATGAGGATATTGATGGTATTCCTATGGATGAAGATGATTCTTCGAACCTACGAAATAAAGAGGATGAGAAAAAGCCATCCATTCCTGCAGGTTTTGTACCATCACGTTGGGAAACTGTTGATCCTGATCAG GTCGAAGCGCAAGCTATGACGACTAGTAAATGGGAAGAATTAGGTCAGAATGATGATTCGAATTCTCAGGATACTAGTATGGATTCCAG TGGTAGAGATTAtaatgaagaaagaagaagtagaCTTCGCGAAATTGAAGTTAAAATAATGCAGTACCAAGATGAATTAGAAAGTGGTAGGAGGGCATTAAAATCTGGTATGACAATTCAAGGACAGGTGGAACATTATAGAAAAAAGCTCATCAGAAAG AGCGAGAGAGAACTGAAAGATGCTAAAAGTGAAGAACGCGACGACGACAGGCGAAGGGAAAAGAAACGAAGCACAACTCCAGAATCTCCAAGTCATTATAGAGATCGAAGACGTACTTCGACAAGTCCATCGTCTAAAAGCAACAGATATag ATCTCGTAGCAGATCACCACGTGGTAAACGTAGATCACGATCACCATACAAAAAACGAGTTCCAGTCACACCATCGCCACCACGCATTCGACGAACGCCTTCACCTTCTTTTTCATCTAGAGTATCTCGAAGATCTCCAGTTAGTGAACGAAGTGACAGGAAAAGAAGAGCGAGATCGCCATCGTTATCTCCACCACCTCCACCACGTACCTCAAAGCATAGAGCTAATAGTCCTCCTTCTCCAACGTCACGCAAACATAGACATAAACATAAATATTAA